The region ACTACTGGGACAGGATGGACCGCACGTTCGCGCTGAAGATATATCACTGGATGTTCCTGGCGCAGCCGGCGCCGTTTCCGGAAAAACTCATCGGCGCGGCGCCCATCCGTTTCCTGGAACACACGCTGGCGAGCTGGACTGCCGAAAAGAACCTGAACTGCTTTTCCGAAGAGGCCCTCGTCCACAACCGCGACTGGTTTTGCGACCCCGACCGGATCGCCGCCACATGCGAGGATTACCGGGCGGGCGCGGCGATCGATTACGAGCACGACAAGGCGGATCTCGAAGCCGGCAGAAAGATCGCAGTGCCCCTGCTTGCCCTGTGGGGCGACAAGGGCATTGCGACCAGCGTCAGGGATCCGCTGGACGTGTGGCGGAATTGGTGTCCTGAGGTGGAGGGCCAGGCCATGCCCTGTGGACATTTCCTGCCGGAAGAAGCGCCGCAGGAGACCTCCAAAGCCCTGCTGAAATTCTTCCGCCCGTGATCAAATACTGACCCAGAAACTTGAAGACCTGAGCGATTGCAAGTCTTGGAGACTTCGCGCTATCAGCGCAGGCATGCCGCACAGTCACCCTGAATATACTGTTGCTTTTAATACTCCATAAACAATCTATTCAAGACAATTTAACGTTTCAAGACTACTGAGGATACTGGCAATGATTGTTTGCATCGACTGTCGCCGTCCGGCGCGCATCTACCCAGAAAGCGTTCAGTCATGCTGATCAGTCCGCAGCTCAGGCTGCTCCGGGAATAGGTGTGACGCGTGGGAAAGCAAGAAGCAGGTGATGGACATCGCTTCCGGGAAGGCCGGCGTCGCCTTCGTGGGTTCAGCACGCGCTTCGACCATACGCTTTCCCGGTGGTGCGCCGACGACACCCGGTTCGAGAAGCCGCTGAGAACCGTCTTTCTCTCCATCCTCGGGCTCACTGTTGCCGTCCTTACCCTTCAGAACGTCGCCTCGGAGTTCCGCAGCCTGAGCGAGCCACAGGACGTTATCGTGCAAACGGCGGAAAGACTGCTGATGCAGCAAAGGGCGTTTGGGGCCGAAACGCTCGATCGGGTGGCCCGCACCATCAGTGCCGACAAGGAACTGCAAGCCGCCATCCGGGACCAGGACCGCGGCAAGGTCAGGCAGATTGCCGACAAGGTGTTCGCCAAGGACCATCACGGATTGGAGATTGCCGAATTCACGATCTACGGCGCGGACCGGAACATCGTCTACAGAGCGCAGGGACCAGGCATTTCCGCTGCACCCGATGCGTCGTTACAAAGCGATCTCAACGCAAACCCGCTCCGCAAGTCCAACGGCATCGAGCTCCGGCCGGACCACCAGATAGTGGTCGGCGTTCTCAGGTCCTGGGTTTCCGACGGACAGATGCTCGGTTACCTGAAGCTGTCGATCAATATCGAACACACGCTTGCACTTGCCGGTTCCGCGGTGAACGCGCAGATCGTCAAGGTTCACAAATCCGGCGGATCGGACGCAGGCGCCGGCGCGGTTCGGTACAAGGCGCTCGGGGGACCGGGGCCGGAGACACTCAACGTTGCGGAGATCGCCGGTCCGGGCGGCCTTGACGGCCTCAACGGATTTCATCTGCACGCGGGCAGAGTGTTCGTCGTGCATGACCTGCCGATCCCGATTACCGGAACCGACGGCAACGTCAAGCTGGTCCTGGTGAAGGATGCCACGAGCAACGTCTGGACCTTTTTGGAGAGAACGCTCTTTGCACTTCTTGCCGGGATCGCACTGGCGCTCCTGTCCTGGACCGTCATTCACCGATTGCTCTCCAGGCTGCAGACGTCCGTGCGGATGACCCGCGACCGGCTGGAAGCCGAAGTACGCGAAAACACCAGGAAGCTCGAACGCAGTGCCCTTCAGCTGATGGAAGCACAGCGTATCGCCAGCGTCGGCAGCTGGGAGCGCGACATCGCCACCAACGAGATCTGGGGCTCCGAAGAGTTCCATCGCATCATGGATGTTCCCCCTGGTCTGTCCGCGAGAGAGGTCCAGAAAAGGATCTTTTCGCGAATTCCAGCGCACCAGTTGGATGCGACCCAGGCCATGGTCGGCAAGGCGATGGCGACTTGCGGCGAATTCGACCTGGAGCACTCGCTCGTGCTGGAAGACGGCGACGTCCGCTACATGCAT is a window of Roseibium salinum DNA encoding:
- a CDS encoding alpha/beta fold hydrolase, translated to MKSTLPELFPGFETISVETAEAALFCRIGGSGPPLLLLHGYPQSHVIWHKIAVPLKKHFTLILPDLPGYGRSSIPLQSADHGAYSKRTMANAMVEMMQVLGHRRFSLAGHDRGGRVAYRLAMDHPEVVERLAILDILPTSDYWDRMDRTFALKIYHWMFLAQPAPFPEKLIGAAPIRFLEHTLASWTAEKNLNCFSEEALVHNRDWFCDPDRIAATCEDYRAGAAIDYEHDKADLEAGRKIAVPLLALWGDKGIATSVRDPLDVWRNWCPEVEGQAMPCGHFLPEEAPQETSKALLKFFRP